A window of Bradyrhizobium sp. AZCC 1610 contains these coding sequences:
- a CDS encoding peptidoglycan D,D-transpeptidase FtsI family protein — translation MTGRALANVRRPAEPWRQRLIRSLLYGRNVDRAAKARARVGLAILLFAAIYAVLAGRLVMFAVGADSHGARRAGSQDAIATARPDIVDRNGTVLATDVKSPSLFGEPRRIIDKDEAIELLTAALPDLDEAEARTRLSSRKGFVWLKREITPKQQHDIHKLGIPGIGFLRENKRVYPTGAAVAHLIGLVNIDNQGIAGMEKWLDNNGLADLHRAGFATDRLQRPVELSIDLRVEHALRDELLKAKEKYKAKAASGLVSNVRTGEIVALVSLPDFDPNNPKEAHDPERINRLTTGVFEMGSTFKALTLAMALDSGKANLNTLYDGRGALKFGKFTIHDTHPVGRAITLSEVFTFSSNVGAAKIALAQGVEAHKAFLKKLGQMDRLRTELPESASPIVPKRWSELNTITIAFGHGIAVAPLQAVMGINACINGGLLIPPTFLKRSEEEARAIAKKVLRTETSDKMRYLMRLNAEIGTAKKADVKGYYIGGKTGTSEKVVNGRYSKKQVLNSFTAIIPADNPQYQLLVMLDEPKALPETHGFITSGWNAVPTGGKVIARIGPLLGIEPRFDLPPSDRLILAASRTTQ, via the coding sequence ATGACCGGCCGGGCGCTTGCCAACGTCAGGAGGCCCGCGGAACCGTGGCGGCAGCGGCTGATCCGCAGCCTGCTCTACGGGCGCAACGTCGATCGCGCTGCCAAGGCCCGGGCGCGGGTAGGATTGGCCATCCTGCTGTTCGCGGCGATCTATGCGGTGCTGGCCGGACGTCTGGTGATGTTCGCGGTCGGCGCCGACAGCCACGGCGCGCGCCGGGCCGGCTCGCAGGACGCGATTGCGACCGCGCGGCCGGACATCGTCGACCGCAACGGCACGGTGCTCGCGACCGACGTCAAGAGCCCGAGCCTGTTCGGCGAGCCCAGGCGCATCATCGACAAGGACGAGGCGATCGAACTTTTGACCGCGGCGCTGCCGGACCTCGACGAAGCGGAGGCGCGCACGCGCCTGTCGTCGCGCAAGGGCTTTGTGTGGCTGAAGCGCGAGATCACGCCAAAACAGCAGCACGACATCCACAAGCTCGGCATTCCCGGCATCGGCTTCCTGCGCGAGAACAAGCGGGTCTATCCGACGGGTGCTGCGGTCGCGCATCTGATCGGGCTCGTCAACATCGACAACCAGGGCATCGCCGGGATGGAGAAGTGGCTGGACAATAACGGTCTGGCCGATCTGCACCGCGCCGGCTTCGCCACCGATCGCCTGCAGCGCCCGGTGGAACTGTCGATCGACCTGCGTGTCGAACATGCACTGCGCGATGAGCTGTTGAAGGCGAAGGAAAAATACAAGGCCAAGGCGGCGTCCGGCCTCGTCTCCAACGTCCGGACCGGCGAGATCGTGGCCCTGGTGTCGTTGCCGGATTTCGACCCGAACAATCCGAAAGAGGCGCACGATCCCGAGCGCATCAACCGCCTGACCACCGGCGTGTTCGAAATGGGCTCGACCTTCAAGGCGCTGACGCTGGCGATGGCGCTGGATTCCGGCAAGGCCAACCTCAACACGCTCTATGATGGACGCGGGGCACTGAAGTTCGGCAAGTTCACCATTCACGACACCCATCCGGTCGGCCGCGCGATCACGCTGTCGGAAGTGTTTACGTTCTCCTCGAACGTCGGCGCGGCCAAGATCGCGCTGGCGCAGGGCGTCGAGGCGCACAAGGCGTTCCTGAAGAAGCTCGGCCAGATGGACCGGCTGCGCACCGAACTGCCTGAAAGCGCCTCCCCGATCGTGCCGAAGCGCTGGAGCGAGCTCAACACCATCACGATCGCCTTCGGTCACGGCATCGCCGTGGCGCCGCTGCAGGCGGTGATGGGCATCAACGCCTGCATCAATGGCGGTCTCCTGATTCCCCCGACCTTCCTCAAACGGTCGGAAGAGGAGGCCAGGGCGATCGCCAAGAAGGTGCTCAGAACGGAAACTTCCGACAAGATGCGTTATCTGATGCGGCTGAACGCCGAGATCGGAACCGCCAAGAAGGCCGACGTGAAGGGTTACTATATCGGCGGCAAGACCGGCACCTCGGAAAAGGTGGTCAACGGGCGCTATTCCAAGAAACAGGTGCTCAACTCGTTCACCGCGATCATTCCGGCCGACAATCCGCAGTACCAGTTGCTGGTCATGCTGGACGAGCCGAAAGCGCTGCCGGAAACCCATGGCTTCATTACCTCGGGCTGGAACGCGGTGCCGACCGGCGGCAAGGTGATTGCCCGCATCGGCCCGCTTCTGGGCATCGAGCCGCGCTTCGATCTGCCGCCGTCCGACCGCCTTATTCTTGCGGCATCGAGGACAACCCAGTAA